A genomic window from Gemmatimonadaceae bacterium includes:
- a CDS encoding methyltransferase domain-containing protein encodes MNRKTEDDSGNGAPPRDWWRSYFDEGYLTEYSPVFDLVEERLQVARLIELLALPDASRVLDLACGQGRHAHLLAEAGFNVDGYDLSRELLREAKRRGTGKTLRYTHGDMRRLPLRWTRRFDAVVNLFTSFGFFDDPADDVRTLKQVARVLKPGGVFVWQGGNRDGLSDRFLRGDAWVTQDGTSVEQRREFDPLSGCLTIHSTWTTKRRVERRVHRIRLYSPSHLASLLADVGIEVHAAFDGFTERPLTRRSHEMLLVGTKRK; translated from the coding sequence TTGAATCGGAAGACGGAAGACGACAGCGGCAACGGAGCGCCACCGAGAGATTGGTGGCGCTCGTACTTCGATGAGGGCTACCTCACCGAGTACTCGCCGGTGTTCGATCTCGTCGAGGAACGGCTGCAGGTGGCGCGTCTGATTGAGTTGCTGGCCTTGCCGGACGCTTCGCGGGTCCTCGACCTCGCCTGCGGGCAGGGCCGTCACGCCCACTTGCTCGCCGAAGCCGGCTTCAACGTCGACGGCTACGATCTCTCGCGTGAGCTCCTGCGCGAAGCTAAGCGCCGCGGCACGGGCAAGACGCTCCGGTACACCCACGGCGATATGCGCCGCTTGCCGCTGCGCTGGACGCGACGCTTCGATGCCGTCGTCAACCTGTTCACGTCGTTCGGCTTCTTCGACGACCCGGCCGACGATGTCCGCACCCTCAAGCAGGTCGCGCGTGTCCTGAAGCCCGGTGGCGTGTTCGTCTGGCAGGGTGGCAACCGGGACGGCCTCAGCGACCGGTTCCTGCGCGGCGACGCTTGGGTCACGCAGGACGGCACCTCCGTCGAGCAGCGGCGCGAGTTCGACCCGCTGTCGGGGTGTCTCACGATCCACTCCACGTGGACGACAAAGCGACGCGTCGAACGCCGCGTGCACCGGATCCGCTTGTACAGCCCCTCGCACCTGGCCAGCCTGCTCGCCGATGTGGGGATCGAGGTCCACGCCGCCTTCGATGGTTTCACCGAGCGGCCGCTGACGCGGCGCTCGCACGAGATGCTGCTGGTGGGGACGAAGCGGAAGTAG